The nucleotide window TTGCGATGTTGACGCACCCGATCGTGCACATCGTCTCCCGCGCAGGCAGCAGGCTTGCTGTCTGGGAGTCGAGCTCTGCAGTTCCCAAGGCTGGTTGCTTTTGCATTCAGATTCACCTCCCCCCAAGCCAACTGGCGACGTGCGCTGTCGCCGGCATCACCGCCTGGCAGCGGATCCCAGGTCAGCCCTGGCTTACGACAACTGCCTGATTGGCAGAGGCTTGCGCGTTGGCGAGCAGGCTGCCCGCGTTGAGCGCGATGGACGAGTTCGAGGCGTAGACGTTTGCCCAGTTGAAGTTGAAGAACAGGGTCTCCCGCTCCGGCAGCAGTTCCACGTACTCGGTGTCCAACTCGATGGTGCTGATTTCCTTGCGCATCTTGATCACCCCCTAACCGCTGCGCTGAGGTCTGCGACTACTCTGACCGCCGTCCGTCACGCCAGCGTTACTGGAAATCAATGTCGTCTAAAGCCCCAGATGTGACCTTCAACGGGTTTAGAATCCGCTGCAAGGATGCCCGTGTCCGGGGTCCACAGCGCCGAATTTGATCATGCTCAGAACATGATCACCGAGAGTTTTCGCGAGGGGATGAGCAACATCGTTGTCGCGAACGATCAACCAGCCGAGACACCGCCGGCCAGCGGTGTGATGGTGATCAACGTCCGGCACCGCGGGGGTGAGGACGGCGGTCTGTTGATCAGGCTGACCAGCGCCCTGGGCGACGCCGAGCCGGACGTCACGGTGGTGACCGCCGACGACGACGTGCTGACGGCGGTGGCGTCGTTCCTGAGGCGGTTCGAGGGACCAAAGTCCTGACCTGGTGAGATTTCTCCCGGGACCCACCTCGGCTGCACCCCTACGGGTGATCATGGGCGCAGGGGAACATGGTGCTTGGACAACGGGGGACCCACGTCGCAGGCAACTCAGCAACGCTGACGCTGCTGGGCCGGTGGCGGCTGCGGGTCGGCGATCAGGAAATCATCTTGGGGCGGCGCGAACGCCGGCTGTTGGCCTGCCTGGCGATCAACGGCGGTCGCAGCCGGGACTGGCTGGCCGCGACTCTCTGGCCGGACGCCACCGAAGAGCGCGCGACGGCCAGCTTGCGAACGACCCTGTGGAGCCTGCGGCGTACGGTTCCGGGCCTGACCTGCATCACCGGAAGATTGCTCAGCCTGGGAGTCGGTGTGGAGAGCGATCTCGACCGGCTCCGGCACGACATTTCCAAGATCACCTCGCGGACGTCCGCCGAGCAGACCGACCTCGACGAGGCCGGCGTGCTGCAGGTCTCGGTGGCCCCGGAGTTGCTCCCGGGGTGGTACGAGGACTGGGTGCTGTTCGAGCGGGAACGGCTCCGCAATCGACAGCTGGAGGCGCTGAAGTCGCTGGCGGACCGGGCCTTGCGTGCCGGACAGACTCGGCCGGCGATCACCTACGCCAACGCGGCGATCGCGATCGAACCGCACGACGACCAGAGCGTGATCATGTTGATCAGCGCCCAACTCGAGCTCGGACATGTCGCCGACGCACTGCGCAGCTTCCATCAGTACCGGACCAGGTTGCGTGCCGAGCTCAACGCACAGCCGTCGCTGCAGGTGCGACGGGTGATCGAACAAGCCCTGCCGGCTCCGCTGCGAAGCCGCTCGGCAACACCGGTGGCAGCACCGGTGGCCCGGGTCGTACGGCTCCGAGCGGGTCGTGTGGCCGGGCCCGGGAAATGATCAACTTCGCGGAACGGGGGGACCGCATGAGATCGGCTGAATCAGGTCCGGGAAGCCGGGCTCCGGTACGAACTGGCGTTTCGGTTCGCCCGGTGCGCCACCGTGATCACACGCCTTCGGGCACACGATTTCCTTGTCCAGCGCCGAATTGTGTTCTCGGGGCGTGCCGTGACGGAACCCCTGAGTGACCCGGCCCTGCGTGATCCAGCCCTGCGTGATCCAGCCCTGCGTGATCCAGCCCTGCGTGATTCAACTCTGCGTGATCCGGCGTCACACGACCCGGACCTGCAGGATCGATTGATGCGGGCCGGCCGACCGGGGGTTCGGCTGGAGGTGCTCGGCCATTGGCAGTTGACGGCGGCCGGACGCTCGGTCGCGTTGGGTCAGCGCGAACAGCGGCTGCTGGGGCTGCTCGCGGTACGCCGCAACGGCTCACGCAGCCTGATCGCCGGCACGTTGTGGCCGGACTCCTCGGAGTCGCTGGCGTTGGCGAATCTGCGCTCGGCGCTCTGGCAGGTCCAGCACCGGGTCCCGGCGATGATCGAGGCGCAGCGTTCCGAGCTGACCTTGGCCGGGTTCGTGCAGAGCGACGTCGGTGACTTGTTGACCATGGTCAACCTCTGCGAATCCGAACCGGACAAGGCAACTACCGACGACATCGCGATCCTGGCGACTCGGCGACTGCTCCCCGGATGGACCGACGAATGGGTGCTGTTGGAACGTGAACGGATCTGCAACCGGCAACTCGCCGTGCTGCAGGCGGTTGCCCGAGATCGAGCGACCGCCGGCTGTCATCGGCCGGCGATCCTGGCGGCAGAAGCAGCGACCCGGCTGGAACCGCTGAGTGAGGACACCGTCGAGTTGTTGATCACTTCTCGGCTCGCGGTGGGCGACCGAAGCGGTGCCCTGCAGGCCTACCGGCAGTGGGAGCATCGGCTGCGTCGTGATCTTCGGCTGGAACCGACACTGCAGATGCGTCGGCTGGTGCCGCGACTGATCGGGGATGCGACCGTCGATCAGCGCGACACCGGCGGCTGATGATCTACAGCCGCCAGGCGGTGCCGGCGGTCAGCCGAATCCTCTCCTCGTCCCGGCCGGGCATCCGCAGCCAGACCTGCTGATCATCGGCGGAGTTGATCGTCAGCTCGGTGATCCTGCCGTCGGACCAGGCGAAGTCGATGGTCAGCCCGCCCCGGGCCCGTACGCCCCGCACCGTGCCCTCCGGCCACTCGGCCGGCAGGCAGGGCAGCAGGTCGAGGATGATCTCGCCGTCCCGGCGGCCGTGTGACTGCACCAGCATCTCGATCACGCCCGCGGTGGCGCCGAAGTTGCCGTCGATCTGGAACGGAGGATGCGCGCAGAACAGGTTTCGGTAGACCCCGCCGGCGTGCCGGCCGCTCTGCTGCTCGGGCACCGGACTGAGGAACAGCCGCAGACTCTGCAGGGCATGATCAACATCGTGCAGCCGTGCGTGCAGACAGATCCGCCAGGCCAGCGACCAGCCGGTGGAATGCGGACCACGCAGGCGCAACGATTCGGCCATCGCGGCAATCCGGTGCGCCTGCTCCGGGGCGTAGACGTTGACCGCGTCGCCGGGGAAGAGGTCGTAGAGATGCGACTGATGCCGGTGCTCGGGTTCGGCCTCCCGCAGATCGTCACGCCACTCCGGATAGCTGCCGCGTGCGGTCGGCTCGGGAAGGGGCAACCGCTGGTACGCCTCCGCCACGGCTCGGCGCCGGTCCCGGTCGATGCTGTCGCCCTGGGCGCCGACGATCTCGGCCGTCTCCAGCCAGGTCCGGAAGGCGTCCCGCAACAGCGCGATGTCCATGGTGGCTGAGATGGTGACCGCCGCGGTGTCGCCGTCCTCGGTGCGGAAGCTGTTCTCCGGCGAGGTCGACGGCACCACGCCCAGTGACCCGTCCGGCAGGATGATCAAGGTCGCCAGAGCGAACTCGACCGCGCCGTCCAGGAGTGGCCACAGCCGCTCGGTCAGGAACTGCCGGTCCCCGGTGAATTCGTAGTGCTCCCAGAAGTGGCGCAGCAGCCAGAAGCCCGCCATCGGCCAGGTTGCCCAACAGGGCTTGGCGGTTCCGTTGCCGACGGGCAGAGTGAAGCCCCACACGTCGGCGTTGTGATGAGCCGCCCAGCCGGGACGATCGAAGACGCGGCGGGCGGTGTCCACGCCGGTCTCGGCCATGGTTTCGACCTGCTGGTAGAGCGGTTCGGCGCATTCGGCCAGATTGGCCGGCAGGACCGGCCAGTAGTTCATCTCGGTGTTGATGTTGACCGTGTAGTCGCTGCCCCAGGGTGGCTGCAGGTGATGATTCCAGATCCCCTGGAGATTGATCGCCCGGCTGCCCGGGCGGCTGGAGCTGATCATCAGATAGCGGCCGAACTGGACCATCAGCGCGACCAGTTCCGGGTCGAGTTCACCGGCTGCTGAACCCTGCAGCAACAGGTCGGTGCTCGTCCGGCCCGACTCGGCTGTCTCGTGCGCCTCACCGGTTCGTGCCGTCTCACCCGTGTCGGCGCGGCCGAGTCGAAGATCGAATCGGTCGAACCAGGACGCGTACTCGGCTTCATGATCATCGCGGAGCGCGTCGAACTCGGCGTCGGCCGCCGCCAGGGCCCGAGCCGATGCAGCGGCGATCAACTGGTCATGATCACCGTGGGGCAGGGTGCGGGGATCGACGAAGTCGGTCTCGGTGGCGACCGCCAGTTGCAGCCAGGTCGCGTCCCGTACGGTGATCGTCTGCGCTTCGGTGTTGATCGTGCCGTCGGTGCGGACCGCGACCACCACGGCCGCGGTGACGGCGTGTCCTGGCGCGTCGTCGAAGCGGACCGGCTCGTCCGGCCGATCCCGATCCGGTGCCACATCCGACGGCATCCGCGTGGTCAAGATCAACAGCCGATCGTCGGTGGTGAGGGTCGACCGCCCGTACTGCTGATGCGCGGCCTGCAGCGCGATGGTGATCGTCTGCGGCGTCCGATACCGGTAGTTGCCGATGATGGCGCCGGCCGGTGCACTGGCGAAGATCTCCGCCGAGGCCGCATCGGACTGCCAGCCCGTGATCGCAGTGTTCAGATCGAGGGTCCGCCGCTGCAGGGCGCCGACCTCGCCGGCGACCTCCAGCCGCAGGTCGGCCAGCGGCTGGTAGGTCTGGGCGTGGCCGTACTGGACCTTGTGGATCTCGCGTTCGGCGGTGGCCACATCGCCGTCCAGCAAGGCATTGCGGACGCGTTCGATGACCTGTGGCGACGGCTCCTGGCTGGCCGGCTCACCGACGACGTTGCCGGGCCAGCCGGACCAGCAGGTGTCGTCGTTGAGCTGCCAATGATCATGCTGCGGATCGCCGAAGATCATCGCGCCGAGCC belongs to Microlunatus elymi and includes:
- a CDS encoding AfsR/SARP family transcriptional regulator, with the protein product MVLGQRGTHVAGNSATLTLLGRWRLRVGDQEIILGRRERRLLACLAINGGRSRDWLAATLWPDATEERATASLRTTLWSLRRTVPGLTCITGRLLSLGVGVESDLDRLRHDISKITSRTSAEQTDLDEAGVLQVSVAPELLPGWYEDWVLFERERLRNRQLEALKSLADRALRAGQTRPAITYANAAIAIEPHDDQSVIMLISAQLELGHVADALRSFHQYRTRLRAELNAQPSLQVRRVIEQALPAPLRSRSATPVAAPVARVVRLRAGRVAGPGK
- a CDS encoding AfsR/SARP family transcriptional regulator; this translates as MRAGRPGVRLEVLGHWQLTAAGRSVALGQREQRLLGLLAVRRNGSRSLIAGTLWPDSSESLALANLRSALWQVQHRVPAMIEAQRSELTLAGFVQSDVGDLLTMVNLCESEPDKATTDDIAILATRRLLPGWTDEWVLLERERICNRQLAVLQAVARDRATAGCHRPAILAAEAATRLEPLSEDTVELLITSRLAVGDRSGALQAYRQWEHRLRRDLRLEPTLQMRRLVPRLIGDATVDQRDTGG
- a CDS encoding glycoside hydrolase family 95 protein translates to MTKAHGNHRLQYESAAGEWTDALPIGNGRLGAMIFGDPQHDHWQLNDDTCWSGWPGNVVGEPASQEPSPQVIERVRNALLDGDVATAEREIHKVQYGHAQTYQPLADLRLEVAGEVGALQRRTLDLNTAITGWQSDAASAEIFASAPAGAIIGNYRYRTPQTITIALQAAHQQYGRSTLTTDDRLLILTTRMPSDVAPDRDRPDEPVRFDDAPGHAVTAAVVVAVRTDGTINTEAQTITVRDATWLQLAVATETDFVDPRTLPHGDHDQLIAAASARALAAADAEFDALRDDHEAEYASWFDRFDLRLGRADTGETARTGEAHETAESGRTSTDLLLQGSAAGELDPELVALMVQFGRYLMISSSRPGSRAINLQGIWNHHLQPPWGSDYTVNINTEMNYWPVLPANLAECAEPLYQQVETMAETGVDTARRVFDRPGWAAHHNADVWGFTLPVGNGTAKPCWATWPMAGFWLLRHFWEHYEFTGDRQFLTERLWPLLDGAVEFALATLIILPDGSLGVVPSTSPENSFRTEDGDTAAVTISATMDIALLRDAFRTWLETAEIVGAQGDSIDRDRRRAVAEAYQRLPLPEPTARGSYPEWRDDLREAEPEHRHQSHLYDLFPGDAVNVYAPEQAHRIAAMAESLRLRGPHSTGWSLAWRICLHARLHDVDHALQSLRLFLSPVPEQQSGRHAGGVYRNLFCAHPPFQIDGNFGATAGVIEMLVQSHGRRDGEIILDLLPCLPAEWPEGTVRGVRARGGLTIDFAWSDGRITELTINSADDQQVWLRMPGRDEERIRLTAGTAWRL